In Bacillus sp. SB49, a single window of DNA contains:
- a CDS encoding ABC transporter ATP-binding protein, whose product MNQSLLQVEGLKKHFVSQKGFRKQSRQVVKAVDGVSFDIKKGETFGLVGESGCGKSTTGRMIMQMLTPTEGTVTFDGQRMDQLSGGELKQARKDFQMIFQDPYASLNPRMTVREIIGEPLIVHQLAKGPAIDARVNELLDTVGLSRKFADRYPHEFSGGQRQRIGIARALAVNPKLIIADEPVSALDVSIQSQVLNLMKDLQQELDLTYLFIAHDLSVVDFISDRIGVMYLGKLVEVGERDAVIQNPQHPYTKALLSAVPVPDPKAKRERIVLEGDLPSPSNPPSGCPFHTRCPFAFDRCKAEVPELQTSGTGQTAACHLLDQ is encoded by the coding sequence ATGAATCAATCCTTACTGCAGGTAGAAGGACTGAAAAAGCATTTCGTAAGCCAGAAAGGTTTCAGGAAGCAATCCCGTCAAGTGGTAAAAGCGGTGGACGGAGTCTCTTTCGATATTAAAAAAGGGGAGACATTCGGTCTTGTCGGCGAATCCGGCTGTGGCAAATCGACGACCGGACGAATGATTATGCAGATGCTCACCCCGACGGAGGGCACGGTCACCTTTGATGGACAGCGGATGGACCAGCTTTCGGGTGGCGAACTGAAACAGGCGCGCAAAGACTTTCAAATGATATTTCAAGACCCCTATGCCTCGTTGAACCCAAGAATGACGGTAAGGGAAATTATTGGTGAGCCATTGATCGTTCACCAGCTCGCTAAGGGACCGGCCATCGATGCGAGAGTAAACGAATTGTTGGACACGGTCGGCTTGTCCAGGAAATTCGCCGATCGTTATCCGCACGAGTTCAGTGGGGGACAGCGACAGCGGATTGGAATCGCACGGGCTCTGGCCGTCAATCCGAAGCTCATTATTGCGGATGAACCGGTTTCTGCACTCGATGTGTCCATTCAATCGCAAGTGTTGAACCTGATGAAGGATTTACAGCAGGAACTGGATTTGACTTATTTGTTCATCGCTCATGATTTAAGCGTTGTGGATTTCATTTCCGATCGGATCGGCGTCATGTATTTAGGGAAACTGGTGGAGGTAGGAGAGCGGGATGCGGTCATCCAAAACCCGCAGCACCCCTACACGAAGGCGCTGCTGTCTGCCGTACCGGTACCGGATCCGAAAGCGAAACGGGAACGGATCGTTCTGGAGGGAGACCTCCCGAGTCCATCCAATCCACCTTCCGGATGTCCTTTCCATACGAGGTGTCCATTTGCCTTTGATCGCTGTAAGGCAGAGGTTCCGGAGCTTCAGACGTCTGGAACTGGTCAAACGGCTGCTTGTCACTTGTTGGATCAATGA
- a CDS encoding flavodoxin family protein — translation MKLAVIYGGGRREGNTRYLTERIIAGMKVDRMEVDAHHILPVIDGRHAAEGFPSVQDDYDGLMRRVMEADILLFATPIYWYSMTAAMKLFIDRWSQTMRDPAFRDFRTKMAEKQAYVVAVGGDSPRTKGLPMIQQFQHIFDFVGLPFASYLIGEANKPGEITTDKQALYQADLWNETFKQILK, via the coding sequence ATGAAACTTGCCGTTATATACGGTGGAGGACGCAGGGAAGGAAATACCAGGTATTTAACAGAACGCATCATTGCCGGTATGAAGGTGGACCGGATGGAAGTAGACGCCCACCATATTCTGCCGGTCATAGACGGACGTCACGCTGCAGAGGGATTTCCATCTGTACAAGATGATTATGATGGACTGATGAGACGTGTCATGGAAGCAGACATTCTACTCTTCGCCACCCCCATTTATTGGTACAGTATGACCGCTGCCATGAAGCTCTTCATTGATCGTTGGTCGCAGACGATGAGAGATCCGGCTTTCCGTGATTTCCGGACAAAAATGGCTGAGAAACAGGCATACGTCGTCGCTGTCGGAGGGGATTCTCCTCGCACGAAAGGTCTTCCAATGATCCAACAGTTCCAACATATCTTTGATTTTGTCGGTCTCCCCTTTGCTTCCTATCTAATCGGAGAAGCAAACAAGCCCGGCGAGATCACCACAGACAAGCAGGCACTCTATCAAGCGGATCTATGGAACGAAACGTTCAAACAGATTCTGAAGTAA